Proteins from a genomic interval of Cottoperca gobio chromosome 8, fCotGob3.1, whole genome shotgun sequence:
- the pick1 gene encoding PRKCA-binding protein — MFTDMDYELEEDKLGIPTVPGTVCLKKDANNLIGISIGGGAQYCPCLYIVQVFDNTPAALDGTLAAGDEITGVNGKPVKGKTKVEVAKMIQAVQGEAVIHYNKLQADPKQGKSLDIVLKKVKHRLVENLSSGTADALGLSRAILCNDGLVKRLEELEKTAELYKGLMEHTKRLLRAFFELSQTHRAFGDVFSVIGVREPQAAASEAFVKFADAHRSIEKYGIQLLKTIKPMLHDLNTYLHKAIPDTKLTIRKYLDVKFEYLSYCLKVKEMDDEEYSSIAMGEPLYRVSTGNYEYRLVLRCRQEARARFAKMRKDVLEKIELLDQKHVQDIVFQLQRFVSGMSHYYDECYAVLKEADVFPIEVDLSRTTINYGSQSVYTGDEEEEEEEEGGGGEEGGSSAGRQAENGAEKLIDDE; from the exons ATGTTCACAGACATGGACTATGAATTGGAGGAGGACAAACT GGGGATACCAACAGTACCTGGTACTGTGTGTCTAAAGAAAGATGCTAATAACCTTATCGGGATCAGCATTGGTGGTGGGGCACAGTACTGTCCTTGTCTCTACATTGTTCAG GTCTTTGATAACACCCCAGCAGCTCTGGATGGAACACTGGCAGCGGGTGATGAAATCACAGGCGTGAATGGGAAACCAGTGAAGGGAAAGACCAAAGTGGAGGTGGCCAAGATGATTCAAGCTGTACAG GGAGAAGCAGTAATCCACTACAACAAACTGCAGGCAGACCCCAAACAGGGGAAGTCTCTGGATATAG tgctgAAAAAAGTCAAACATCGCCTAGTAGAGAATTTGAGCTCGGGCACAGCCGATGCTCTCGGACTCAGTAGAGCTATTCTATGCAACg ATGGGCTGGTTAAAAGACTGGAAGAGCTGGAGAAAACAGCAGAGCTCTACAAAG GTCTGATGGAGCACACAAAGAGACTGCTCAGAGCTTTCTTTGAGCTCTCTCAAACTCACAGAG CGTTTGGAGACGTTTTCTCTGTCATCGGGGTACGAGAGCCCCAGGCCGCCGCCAGCGAGGCTTTTGTGAAGTTTGCTGATGCTCACCGCAGCATTGAGAAATACGGTATTCAGCTGCTAAAGACCATCAAACCT ATGCTCCACGATCTGAACACGTACCTTCACAAGGCCATACCAGACACGAAGCTCACCATCCGCAAGTACCTGGATGTGAAGTTTGAATATCTG tCGTACTGCCTGAAGGTGAAGGAGATGGATGATGAAGAATACAGCAGCATT GCCATGGGAGAGCCCCTGTATCGCGTCAGCACTGGTAACTATGAGTACCGATTGGTGCTGCGCTGTCGGCAGGAGGCTCGCGCCCGCTTCGCCAAAATGAGGAAGGACGTTCTGGAGAAGATAGAGCTGCTGGATCAGAAACAtg TCCAGGACATCGTGTTCCAGCTGCAGCGCTTCGTCTCAGGAATGTCCCATTACTATGACGAGTGCTACGCCGTCCTGAAGGAGGCGGATGTCTTCCCCATCGAAGTGGACCTCTCCCGCACCACGATCAACTACGGCAGCCAGTCGGTCTACactggagatgaggaggaggaagaggaggaggaaggaggaggaggagaggaaggagggagcaGCGCAGGGAGACAAGCAGAGAACGGCGCTGAGAAACTGATCGATGAcgaatga
- the LOC115012276 gene encoding galectin-2-like produces MSMQLELKNLILRAGDQLKVKGTILHDAERFQIDLGCGADDLALHFNPRFQDDTDGAVLICNSKIAGCWGDEKREIHNPLQRGTDVKLVLKLGGDMFEVELPDGQEVQFPNRDNMDVISYIKIAGDFKLTSFKIC; encoded by the exons ATGAGCATG CAACTTGAATTGAAGAATTTGATTCTGAGAGCTGGAGATCAGCTGAAAGTAAAGGGGACAATTCTGCATGATGCTGAGAG ATTCCAGATCGACCTCGGCTGTGGTGCAGACGACCTGGCACTGCACTTTAACCCTCGTTTCCAGGATGACACTGATGGAGCCGTTCTAATTTGCAACTCAAAGATTGCTGGTTGTTGGGGCGATGAGAAACGTGAAATACACAACCCCCTACAGAGAGGCACAGATGTCAAG CTTGTGTTGAAGTTGGGTGGAGACATGTTTGAGGTGGAGCTTCCTGATGGACAGGAAGTTCAGTTTCCCAACCGTGACAACATGGACGTCATCAGTTACATCAAAATTGCAGGGGACTTCAAACTGACTTCCTTCAAGATCTGCTAA
- the LOC115011819 gene encoding repetitive proline-rich cell wall protein 2-like yields MGSRKEPLFIDSTGGFNQLPCREISRFLRPCCDSPPILMPGRDSPPILLPGRDSPPFLLPGCDSPPILLPGRDKPPILLPGCDRTLFLLSGHDRPHFLLQPLTHSWVLTRHWEVLSVSRGHPASRDPCIPLASRDPCVPLTSRDPHPCAPLASRDPIPCAPLASRDPSSCALCRLSRPQGPVASRDPSAPSPLETPVSALPSPLKTPVPAFLEIPVSPSTSSPDSPPASFSCTIP; encoded by the exons atggGGAGTCGAAAAGAGCCCCTGTTCATAGACTCAACAGGTGGCTTTAA CCAACTTCCGTGCCGCGAGATATCTCGTTTTCTGAGGCCATGCTGCGACAGCCCCCCGATCCTgatgccgggccgcgacagcccgcCAATCCTGCTGCCGGGACGCGACAGccccccgttcctgctgccgggctgCGACAGCCCCCCAATCCTGCTGCCGGGACGCGACAAACCCCCGATCCTGCTGCCAGGCTGCGACAGAACCCTGTTCCTGCTGTCGGGCCACGACAGACCCCACTTCCTGCTCCAGCCCTTGACCCATTCCTGGGTACTCACCAGGCACTGGGAggtcctctctgtgtccagaGGACATCCAG CCTCTCGAGACCCCTGCATTCCactcgcctctcgagacccctgCGTTCCCCTGACCTCTCGAGACCCCCATCCCTGCGCTCccctcgcctctcgagaccccattCCCTGCGCTCccctcgcctctcgagaccccagttctTGTGCTCTCTgtcgcctctcgagaccccagggCCCCgtcgcctctcgagaccccagtgccCCGTCGCCTCTTGAGACCCCAGTCTCTGCGCTCCCCTCGCCTCTcaagaccccagtccctgcgttcctCGAGATCCCGGTCTCTCCGTCCACCTCAAGCCCAGactctccgccggcctccttCTCCTGTACCATACCGTGA
- the LOC115012258 gene encoding LOW QUALITY PROTEIN: interferon-induced very large GTPase 1-like (The sequence of the model RefSeq protein was modified relative to this genomic sequence to represent the inferred CDS: inserted 2 bases in 1 codon) — protein sequence MEKHDNTAAGRESEVKSIIPSGTNEKVEQLEASAAGTKCDPLNEPGEGKHCEKNDESTGGESVITFVEPSASNKKGDEPSSGEDHDIEKVITENTPEDTSSTSQRVSTHNKELIPELTLVLIGDTNSIEIGSKNILIDEQTSVEQFSTRLYDLCGRHISVVNMLGLQNIDKFPLNQEIHAFLLLMPIGLHSIRDSSVQWFEKAFGKESLALLMTVVTHESDEKCESVLTDLRANSSFDEKRYHTCTRSMMDEREIIALLDKVDVMVSENDPHRYSGLMCDENKGPKEHMDHKEEMMDSSVFQPNQTVDELEENAAKGEVKCDPVNKPCDVKHSKNDDNATVGGESEIKPVQSATKEKGLDMDTSGNMEKQSEETSEEINRKKQYQRETETLLGRLHLQDKHQQKFSPAELLKIYPPVNQDQETSEKDLAHAFLQRLMMLDYRARYIPVRQDSAELSQSKPVPELDTAETDDDDLDALFSTSVDFDESKLKTRVHPMDVQMAVFHCSDSFLKQNMITKLSQCQYALPLLVPDLVTMDIDCPLWTFRQITKTWKISEIQDNSNIVTKSMPICKAETPMVSFLRLGSLSLSKSQLLNTLINDRHSTFFHRNCPGSTKSRHLMDGVAEIAWYCPAGKPNDAFTDCIAFCNLHGDALSIEKQRDILTEKSSVNVVFAPTMEKGGKSTAVISALYKSPKPLIILIADNNLGVVKMKDGKYKMGLKDRSQSEVSVELKEIIETILSGPHESFQLETMAKVSGIRVDEDDKVCQKGKSAAMKIVKLLQTKDVSTIKDTFLPCHGQLWHEWCRINKELNHLNGEIEKSQKEKKLEQIRKDQCTASSELMKLFIESLSSLPSTDKEYFLKWCQILIDALSTDDLSSILQSYDKVWSEVLALKKKHDKSDQLKIKQKELDQISAKLQSATFGLEHMFREMGQIYEAHASLQKQAKMTEKTDWSTYPKLAAELMISGHPMELLDGDAGHVPLTWISSLLDEVIKKLGDKKVFVLSVLGIQSSGKSTMLNAMFGLKFAVSAGRCTRGAFMQLVKVSEEIQKDFQFDYILVVDTEGLRALELEGNATLHHDNELATFVVGLGNMTLINIFGENPAEMQDVLQIVVQAFMRMKKVKLSPSCVFVHQNVTDIAAAEKNMDGKRRLQDKLDQMAQLAAKEEVCEAQCFSDVIAFDVKKDVKYFAQLWEGSPPMAPPNPGYSESVQELKNFILSKASQSAGITLSQFRSTICDLWTALMNENFVFSFKNTREIAVYRKLEVQYGNWTWDLRSNMLTIENGLYKEIKSGKRDKVELSFLHKKMNKTFGEIEKAMTTHFDDNSDKEMLVQWRGRFENKIKEFLDEHVKGVKRKLDEVIEQKIACKKLDDKKIEFENKLLQKSKELAHQLKDKAKDEEELEKQFNSVWRVWVRELTANTKPIEDINLEEDEFEVLQELGIEPSLINESKRVGKYKKLSELGNYDYYVSLTKHQDQPGQQLQDKEKKRDSRGHLRKMFDYMLEKIPKVGNYVKEYVLPEEQQHIRSLVEDVEKQSLDKIKSKPVASEGYRSTYLQEVAKHVKERVIDFESKKKYALKKEFTVDLLLYVFDSAGTWLSESYKTFKKNNNALTYVESKKTQYYNFFRSFCKGNSSAVVLGELICEKLKSSIVEAVCNETAIDLAGKIRGSFPAFKENRLNLEKHVLKGLAEKEVFSDFITYILNPRKQVETFIREKVHKYIFTENKDEVQKVLKKNVEDINKLVSQALFTATEKVKKMEGKKGVADKWMEEFSSLLEKELTFDTICCENFSDINNFDFLKEETEKGLKPIIEEMNSLSLHEMEEFRMQPDQILIDQLCHCCWVKCPFCAAVCINTIENHSPDKHTVPFHRPSGIIGWHTRGTKDLVSDFCTTLVASDGRFLPXDGSDTSYPYKQYHTAGKKYSSWQITPDASKLTYWKWFVCRFQKQLEDHYEYKFQGGGTIPSDWRDHSKEKAIESLDELYR from the exons ATGGAGAAACATGACAATACAGCAGCTGGAAGAGAGTCTGAAGTCAAATCTATAATACCGTCTGGAACAAATGAAAAGG TGGAGCAGTTAGAGGCGAGTGCAGCTGGAACCAAG TGTGATCCGCTGAATGAACCTGGTGAAGGAAAACACTGCGAGAAGAATGATGAAAGCACAGGAGGAGAGTCCGTCATCACATTTGTTGAACCATCTGCGTCAAATAAGAAAG GCGACGAGCCTTCATCAGGAGAAGATCATGACATTGAAAAGGTCATCACTGAAAACACACCGGAGGACACGAGTTCAACCTCTCAGAGGGTTTCAACACATAATAAAGAAT TGATACCTGAACTCACACTGGTGTTAATTGGTGACACAAATTCTATTGAGATTGGATCAAAAAACATCTTAATTGATGAGCAAACAAGTGTGGAACAGTTTTCAACCAGGCTGTATGATTTGTGTGGTCGGCACATCTCTGTCGTTAACATGCTTGGTCTACAAAACATTGACAAATTCCCATTAAATCAGGAAATTCATGCCTTTCTCTTACTGATGCCGATTGGTCTGCATAGCATCCGTGACAGTTCAGTGCAGTGGTTCGAAAAAGCTTTTGGGAAAGAATCACTTGCTCTTTTAATGACAGTTGTGACTCATGAGTCAGATGAAAAATGTGAAAGTGTATTGACAGACCTGAGAGCCAACAGCAGTTTTGATGAAAAAAGATACCACACATGTACAAGAAGTATGATGGATGAAAGAGAGATAATAGCTCTGCTGGACAAAGTAGATGTCATGGTCTCTGAAAATGATCCCCACCGCTACAGCGGACTGATGTGTGATGAAAATAAAGGGCCGAAAGAACACATGGATCACAAAGAAGAAATGATGGATTCCTCAGTGTTTCAGCCAAATCAAACAG TAGACGAGCTGGAGGAGAATGCAGCTAAAGGAGAAGTAAAG tGTGATCCAGTAAATAAACCTTGTGATGTTAAACACTCAAAGAATGATGACAACGCCACAGTAGGAGGAGAATCTGAAATCAAGCCTGTACAGTCTGCAACCAAGGAGAAAG GTTTAGATATGGATACGAGTGGAAACATGGAGAAG CAGTCAGAGGAGACTTCTGAAGAGATCAACAGGAAGAAACAATAtcaaagagaaactgaaacactGCTTGGCAGACTTCACCTTCAGGACAAACATCAACAGAAGTTTTCACCGGCagaacttttaaaaatatatccacCTGTGAATCAGGACCAAGAAACATCTGAGAAAGATCTCGCTCATGCTTTTCTCCAGAGATTGATGATGTTAGACTACAGAGCCAGATATATTCCTGTAAGACAAGATAGTGCTGAGCTGAGCCAGTCAAAGCCTGTTCCAGAGTTAGACACTGCTGAGACAGACGACGATGACTTAGATGCCCTTTTCAGCACCAGTGTAGACTTTGATGAATCAAAACTCAAGACTCGTGTGCATCCAATGGATGTTCAAATGGCAGTATTTCACTGCTCAGACAGCTTTTTAAAACAGAACATGATTACAAAGCTATCACAATGTCAGTACGCCTTACCTTTGCTTGTTCCTGACCTAGTCACAATGGATATTGACTGTCCTCTGTGGACATTCAGACAAATAACCAAAACATGGAAGATATCTGAAATCCAAGATAATTCAAACATTGTCACCAAGAGTATGCCCATCTGCAAAGCTGAGACACCTATGGTGTCATTTCTCCGCCTGGGTTCACTATCTCTGTCTAAATCTCAGCTGCTGAACACTTTGATCAACGACCGTCACAGCACCTTCTTCCACAGAAACTGTCCAGGTAGCACCAAGTCTCGCCATTTGATGGATGGTGTGGCAGAGATTGCCTGGTACTGCCCTGCTGGAAAACCAAACGATGCCTTCACTGACTGTATTGCCTTCTGTAATCTTCATGGTGATGCTTTGTCAATTGAAAAACAGCGTGACATACTGACGGAAAAATCTTCAgtcaatgttgtttttgcacCAACTATGGAAAAAGGTGGCAAAAGTACTGCAGTTATCTCGGCCCTCTACAAGTCTCCGAAGCCTCTCATTATTCTCATTGCTGATAATAATTTAGGTGTGGTTAAGATGAAAGATGGAAAATACAAAATGGGTCTAAAGGACAGAAGCCAGTCAGAGGTTTCTGTAGAACTGAAAGAAATCATTGAAACTATTTTGTCTGGACCACATGAATCCTTCCAGCTTGAAACCATGGCTAAGGTCTCTGGAATCAGAGTGGATGAAGATGACAAAGTCTGCCAAAAAGGAAAATCTGCTGCTATGAAAATAGTGAAGttgcttcagacaaaggacgtTTCGACgatcaaagacacatttctgccTTGTCATGGCCAACTGTGGCATGAGTGGTGCAGAATAAACAAAGAACTGAATCACCTCAACGGAGAGATTGAGAAATCCcaaaaggaaaagaaattagAGCAAATACGGAAAGATCAATGCACTGCTTCTAGTGAACTGATGAAGTTGTTCATTGAAAGCCTCTCATCTTTGCCATCAACAGACAAAGAGTATTTCCTCAAATGGTGTCAGATCTTAATAGATGCCCTCTCCACGGACGATCTTTCTTCAATTCTCCAAAGTTATGATAAAGTGTGGTCTGAGGTCTTGGCTTTGAAGAAGAAGCATGACAAATCTGATCAGctgaaaattaaacaaaaagagctTGATCAAATATCAGCAAAACTACAGTCGGCTACTTTTGGCTTGGAGCACATGTTTAGAGAAATGGGACAGATCTATGAAGCCCATGCATCTCTGCAGAAACAAGCAAAGATGACTGAGAAGACTGACTGGTCTACATATCCTAAACTGGCTGCAGAGCTGATGATATCAGGACACCCAATGGAGCTATTGGATGGGGATGCAGGTCATGTGCCTTTAACGTGGATCTCTAGTCTTCTAGATGAAGTCATCAAGAAACTGGGCGACAagaaagtttttgttttgtcagttttagGTATACAGAGCAGTGGAAAATCAACCATGCTAAATGCCATGTTTGGGTTAAAGTTTGCAGTGAGTGCTGGCAGGTGCACCAGGGGGGCCTTCATGCAGCTGGTCAAAGTGTCAGAGGAGATCCAGAAAGACTTTCAGTTTGACTACATTCTAGTGGTGGACACTGAAGGACTGCGTGCTCTTGAGTTGGAAGGTAACGCCACTCTTCACCACGACAATGAACTGGCAACATTTGTTGTTGGTCTGGGAAACATGACACTGATAAACATCTTTGGAGAGAATCCAGCTGAGATGCAAGATGTTCTGCAGATTGTTGTTCAGGCTTTCATGAGAATGAAGAAAGTTAAACTTTCTCCAAGTTGCGTGTTCGTTCACCAGAATGTTACAGATAttgcagctgcagagaaaaacatgGATGGAAAGAGACGGCTGCAAGACAAACTCGACCAGATGGCCCAACTAGCAGCCAAAGAGGAGGTTTGTGAAGCTCAGTGCTTCAGTGACGTCATTGCTTTTGATGTGAAGAAAGATGTGAAATACTTTGCCCAACTATGGGAGGGAAGTCCACCTATGGCTCCTCCAAATCCAGGTTATAGTGAGAGCGTCCAAGAGCTGAAGAACTTTATCCTCTCTAAAGCTTCACAGTCTGCTGGGATCACTCTGTCACAGTTCAGGAGCACAATTTGTGACCTGTGGACAGCTCTGATGAACgaaaactttgttttcagtttcaaaaACACACGTGAAATTGCAGTGTACAGAAAACTTGAGGTCCAGTATGGGAACTGGACCTGGGACCTGAGGAGCAACATGTTGACCATTGAGAATGGGCTTTATAAAGAGATAAAAAGTGGAAAACGTGACAAGGTTGAGCTAAGTTTTCTTCACAAGAAAATGAACAAAACCTTTGGAGAAATCGAAAAAGCAATGACAACACACTTTGATGATAACAGTGACAAAGAAATGTTGGTTCAGTGGCGAGGAcgatttgaaaacaaaatcaagGAGTTCCTTGATGAACATGTGAAAGGAGTTAAAAGGAAATTGGATGAAGTCATTGAGCAGAAGATTGCTTGTAAAAAGCTTGATGATAAGAAGATAGAGTTTGAGAACAAGCTGCTACAAAAGAGCAAAGAGCTCGCTCATCAGTTAAAAGACAAGGCAAAAGATGAAGAGGAACTTGAAAAGCAGTTCAACTCGGTCTGGAGGGTCTGGGTTAGGGAACTAACTGCAAATACAAAACCTATTGAGGACATCAATTTGGAAGAAGATGAATTTGAAGTCCTTCAGGAGCTTGGTATTGAACCGTCTCTCATAAATGAATCCAAAAGAGTTGGCAAGTACAAAAAACTCTCAGAACTTGGCAATTACGATTATTATGTATCTCTCACAAAGCACCAAGATCAACCAGGCCAACAACTTCAAGAtaaggagaagaaaagggacAGTAGAGGACATCTAAGAAAGATGTTTGACTATATGTTAGAAAAAATACCTAAAGTAGGAAATTACGTCAAAGAGTATGTTCTGCCTGAAGAGCAGCAACATATCAGATCCCTCGTTGAAGATGTTGAAAAACAGTCCCTTGATAAAATCAAGAGCAAACCTGTAGCTTCAGAAGGCTACAGATCCACTTACTTGCAAGAAGTGGCCAAACATGTAAAAGAAAGGGTAATAGATTTTGAATCAAAGAAGAAATATGCTCTAAAGAAAGAGTTTACAGTTGATCTCTTACTGTATGTATTTGACAGCGCAGGGACTTGGCTTTCAGAGTCCTACAAGACATTCAAAAAGAACAACAACGCACTCACTTATGTAGAAAGCAAGAAAACGCAGTATTACAACTTTTTCAGAAGCTTCTGCAAAGGAAACTCATCTGCTGTCGTGCTTGGAGAACTGATCTGTGAGAAACTGAAGAGTTCCATTGTTGAGGCCGTCTGTAACGAGACTGCCATTGATCTCGCTGGAAAGATAAGGGGCAGTTTCCCAGCATTCAAGGAGAACAGGCTGAACTTGGAGAAACACGTATTGAAGGGGCTCGCAGAGAAAGAGGTCTTTAGTGATTTTATCACCTACATCCTAAACCCAAGGAAACAAGTAGAGACTTTTATAAGAGAGAAAGTACATAAGTACATcttcacagaaaacaaagatgaagtACAGAAAGTACtcaagaaaaatgttgaagacatCAATAAGCTTGTGAGTCAAGCTTTATTTACTGCAacagagaaagtaaaaaagatGGAAGGAAAAAAGGGAGTCGCAGACAAGTGGATGGAGGAATTTTCCAGTTTGCTAGAAAAGGAGCTGACCTTCGACACAATTTGTTGTGAAAACTTCAGTGACATAAACAATTTTGACTTTCTtaaggaagagacagagaaaggccTTAAACCCATCATAGAGGAGATGAACAGTCTCTCACTGCATGAGATGGAGGAATTCAGGATGCAGCCTGACCAAATCCTCATCGATCAGCTGTGTCACTGCTGCTGGGTAAAGTGTCCATTCTGTGCAGCTGTTTGTATCAACACAATTGAAAATCACAGTCCTGACAAACACACTGTCCCTTTCCATCGCCCGTCTGGGATTATCGGATGGCACACTAGAGGCACAAAGGACCTGGTCAGCGATTTCTGCACAACATTAGTTGCAAGTGATGGAAGATTTCTTCC TGATGGTTCAGATACGAGTTATCCTTACAAACAGTATCACACTGCTGGGAAGAAGTATTCTTCATGGCAGATTACTCCTGATGCGTCTAAACTGACATACTGGAAATGGTTTGTATGCAGATTTCAGAAGCAACTGGAAGACCACTATGAATATAAATTCCAGGGCGGAGGAACAATCCCCAGTGACTGGAGAGACCACAGTAAAGAAAAAGCCATTGAAAGTCTGGATGAATTGTACAGATGA
- the LOC115012278 gene encoding galectin-2-like, producing MSMQLELKNLILRAGDQLKVKGTILHDAERFQIDLGCGADDLALHFNPRFQDDTDGAVLICNSKIAGCWGDEKREIHNPLQRGTDVKLVLKLGGDVFKVELPDGQEVQFPNRDNMDVISYIKIAGDFKLTSFKIC from the exons ATGAGCATG CAACTTGAATTGAAGAATTTGATTCTGAGAGCTGGAGATCAGCTGAAAGTAAAGGGGACAATTCTGCATGATGCTGAGAG ATTCCAGATCGACCTCGGCTGTGGTGCAGACGACCTGGCACTGCACTTTAACCCTCGTTTCCAGGATGACACTGATGGAGCCGTTCTAATTTGCAACTCAAAGATTGCTGGTTGTTGGGGCGATGAGAAACGTGAAATACACAACCCCCTACAGAGAGGCACAGATGTCAAG CTTGTGTTGAAGTTGGGTGGAGACGTGTTTAAAGTGGAGCTTCCTGATGGACAGGAAGTCCAGTTTCCCAACCGTGACAACATGGACGTCATCAGTTACATCAAAATTGCAGGGGACTTCAAACTGACTTCCTTCAAGATCTGCTAA